The following are from one region of the Nostoc cf. commune SO-36 genome:
- the xseA gene encoding exodeoxyribonuclease VII large subunit, which yields MTFDLPDSLILDTALSVSGLTDYIRLLLEQDEQLRQVWVTGEVSSANHHRSGLFFTLQDTDRSAGIKCVVWNSQLPKLAQMPVPGEQIIILGSIRLYPQRGEYQLSVWQTLPAGVGLQALRYQQLKNRLLAEGLFDAQRKRSLPTHPQTIAVVTSPTAAAWGDIQKTLKQRYPGLHVLFSPATVQGEQAPESIVKAIERVERDGRAEVLILSRGGGAVEELACFNDERVVRSLATCSIPVITGIGHQRDESLADLVADACVHTPTAAAERVVPALSELYTEHRGRVVALHEAVHDFKENADNKLQVLRNRLRRLRLDRQVQQETEKLAWKRQHLVQITMGRSQQATQHLELLRQKLASLDPKAVLQRGYAVVRREDGAIARSAVELAVGQELVIQLGQGGVKVKVTEVNEPQRRRGHREVNG from the coding sequence ATGACTTTCGACCTTCCCGACTCTCTGATTCTCGATACTGCACTTTCAGTATCTGGATTAACTGACTATATTCGCTTGCTGTTAGAGCAAGATGAACAATTACGCCAAGTTTGGGTAACTGGCGAAGTCTCCAGCGCTAACCACCATCGCAGTGGTTTATTTTTTACGCTCCAAGATACCGATCGCAGCGCCGGAATTAAGTGTGTAGTATGGAATAGCCAATTGCCAAAACTCGCCCAAATGCCTGTTCCTGGTGAACAGATAATCATTTTAGGTAGTATTCGTCTGTATCCGCAACGGGGAGAGTATCAGTTATCAGTTTGGCAGACTTTACCTGCTGGTGTTGGTTTACAGGCGTTGCGCTATCAACAACTCAAAAATCGCTTGCTGGCTGAGGGATTGTTCGACGCGCAAAGAAAGCGATCGCTCCCAACTCATCCCCAAACGATCGCTGTCGTCACTTCACCAACGGCTGCTGCTTGGGGTGATATTCAAAAAACTCTCAAGCAAAGGTATCCAGGTTTACACGTTTTGTTTTCTCCGGCTACAGTACAAGGTGAGCAAGCGCCGGAATCTATTGTTAAGGCAATTGAGCGGGTGGAAAGAGATGGACGCGCCGAAGTGCTAATTTTATCGCGGGGTGGTGGCGCAGTTGAGGAGTTGGCTTGCTTTAATGATGAACGAGTGGTGCGATCGCTTGCTACTTGTTCCATTCCTGTAATTACTGGTATCGGGCATCAACGAGATGAATCTTTAGCAGATTTAGTTGCAGATGCTTGTGTGCATACACCCACTGCGGCGGCGGAAAGAGTTGTGCCAGCACTTTCAGAGTTATATACTGAACATCGGGGGCGAGTTGTGGCTTTACATGAAGCGGTGCATGACTTTAAGGAAAATGCTGACAATAAACTGCAAGTATTACGGAATCGTTTGCGGCGTTTGCGGTTAGATCGACAAGTGCAGCAGGAGACGGAAAAGCTAGCTTGGAAGCGTCAGCATTTGGTGCAAATTACAATGGGGCGATCGCAGCAAGCAACGCAGCATTTAGAGTTATTGCGGCAAAAGTTGGCTAGTCTTGACCCGAAAGCGGTGTTACAGCGTGGTTATGCGGTGGTGAGGCGAGAAGATGGGGCGATCGCTCGTTCTGCGGTGGAGTTGGCTGTGGGACAAGAGTTAGTGATTCAGTTGGGGCAGGGTGGGGTTAAAGTGAAGGTTACAGAAGTAAACGAACCGCAGAGGCGCAGAGGACACAGAGAGGTTAATGGTTAA
- a CDS encoding type II toxin-antitoxin system RelE family toxin: MAKLDGLATVLDFLSGLQPKIAAQIAKKVLALNVEPLPADSEQLSGYQGLYRVDSGEYRIVYRYFPEQDLVEVILVGKRNDDDVYKRLKRLLG, encoded by the coding sequence ATGGCGAAGCTTGATGGTCTAGCAACTGTTCTTGATTTTCTGAGCGGTTTACAGCCTAAAATAGCAGCACAGATTGCAAAAAAGGTTTTGGCTTTGAATGTTGAGCCTTTACCAGCTGATAGTGAGCAGCTATCTGGTTATCAAGGTTTATATCGAGTTGATAGTGGTGAATATCGAATTGTTTACAGATATTTTCCTGAGCAAGATTTAGTAGAAGTGATTTTAGTCGGTAAGCGCAATGATGATGATGTCTACAAAAGATTGAAGCGTTTACTGGGTTAA
- the recA gene encoding recombinase RecA, whose amino-acid sequence MAINTDTSGKQKALTMVLNQIERSFGKGAIMRLGDATRMRVETISSGALTLDLALGGGLPKGRVIEIYGPESSGKTTVALHALAEVQRNGGIAAFVDAEHALDPTYAAALGVDIDNLLISQPDTGESALEIVDQLVRSAAVDIVVIDSVAALVPRAEIEGDMGDIHVGLQARLMSQALRKITGNIGKSGCTVIFINQLRQKIGVTYGSPETTTGGNALKFYASVRLDIRRIQTLKKGTDEFGNRVKVKVAKNKVAPPFRIAEFDIIFGKGISTLGCIVDLAEETGVLVRKGAWYSYNGDNISQGRDNAIKYLEEKPEFAEQIKQLVREKLDKGAVVSANSVAKASEGDEEEVDLEPEE is encoded by the coding sequence ATGGCTATCAACACCGATACTTCAGGTAAGCAAAAAGCACTGACTATGGTGCTCAACCAGATTGAGCGCAGCTTTGGTAAAGGAGCAATCATGCGCCTGGGTGATGCTACCCGGATGCGGGTGGAGACAATTTCTAGTGGGGCGCTCACCCTGGATTTAGCATTAGGTGGTGGTTTACCCAAGGGGCGGGTAATTGAGATTTATGGGCCGGAAAGTTCCGGGAAGACTACAGTAGCGCTACATGCGCTCGCTGAAGTGCAAAGAAATGGTGGTATTGCTGCCTTTGTTGATGCTGAACACGCGCTAGACCCTACTTATGCTGCGGCATTGGGTGTAGATATTGACAATTTGCTGATTTCCCAACCAGACACTGGCGAATCAGCTTTGGAAATTGTCGATCAGCTGGTTCGCTCTGCTGCGGTTGATATTGTAGTCATTGACTCAGTAGCAGCACTGGTTCCCCGCGCTGAAATTGAAGGCGACATGGGTGATATTCACGTTGGTTTGCAGGCGCGGTTGATGAGCCAAGCCCTACGTAAGATTACGGGCAATATTGGTAAATCTGGTTGTACAGTAATTTTCATCAACCAGTTGCGGCAAAAAATCGGTGTTACCTACGGTAGTCCAGAAACCACAACTGGAGGTAACGCATTGAAGTTTTACGCTTCGGTGCGCTTGGATATTCGCCGGATTCAAACCTTGAAAAAAGGTACAGATGAATTTGGTAATCGCGTCAAAGTTAAAGTTGCTAAAAATAAAGTAGCTCCGCCTTTTAGAATTGCGGAATTTGACATTATTTTTGGCAAAGGAATTTCTACCTTGGGTTGTATTGTAGACTTGGCAGAAGAAACTGGCGTACTTGTCCGCAAAGGAGCTTGGTACAGCTATAATGGCGATAATATCTCCCAAGGACGAGACAACGCCATTAAGTATCTCGAAGAAAAACCTGAGTTTGCTGAACAAATTAAACAACTGGTGCGTGAAAAGCTAGATAAAGGCGCTGTTGTTTCTGCTAACTCTGTAGCTAAAGCCAGTGAAGGAGACGAAGAAGAAGTCGATTTAGAGCCAGAAGAATAA
- a CDS encoding type II toxin-antitoxin system Phd/YefM family antitoxin, which yields MQTYTLTDARNKHGEVFDKAAIEPVLLTKQSRPSHVIISAESYQKLINRLEELEDMVFGQAAEVALSQSKMIGTEAFTSALEHLANGEA from the coding sequence ATGCAGACCTACACTCTGACTGATGCCCGCAACAAACACGGTGAGGTTTTTGACAAGGCTGCTATTGAACCAGTTCTACTAACTAAGCAATCACGGCCTAGCCATGTAATTATCTCAGCCGAGAGCTACCAAAAATTAATTAATCGGCTGGAAGAATTAGAGGATATGGTTTTTGGTCAAGCTGCTGAAGTTGCTCTGAGTCAGTCCAAAATGATTGGTACAGAGGCTTTTACATCTGCACTAGAGCATTTAGCTAATGGCGAAGCTTGA
- a CDS encoding SDR family oxidoreductase, with the protein MQDKVVVIVGATGGIGSALTHKLAPTGVRLVLAARDAVRLTTLADDLPGQVLSVPTDITDPKQVDTLIKKTIAEFGQIDILVNAAGAGILKPYNSLEPADLDKMLDVNLKGSFYTTQAAAEEMQKRKSGHICNVVGILGKHSMGMAAAYSASKFGVVGFSKCMAEELKRFGIKFTLFYFGGVDSPFWDNVNLKVDRKKMLSPETAANAIFFALSAEPQAVPMEINIQPDSHLFF; encoded by the coding sequence ATGCAGGATAAAGTCGTTGTTATTGTCGGTGCTACTGGTGGTATTGGTTCAGCTTTAACACATAAACTTGCGCCTACCGGAGTCCGGTTGGTATTGGCTGCCAGAGATGCGGTTCGTTTAACAACACTGGCAGATGATTTACCAGGGCAAGTTTTGAGCGTTCCCACCGATATTACTGACCCCAAACAAGTAGATACTTTAATTAAAAAGACCATCGCTGAGTTTGGTCAAATCGATATTTTAGTGAATGCTGCTGGTGCTGGTATACTCAAGCCCTACAACAGCCTGGAACCTGCTGATTTAGATAAGATGCTAGATGTCAACTTAAAAGGTAGCTTTTACACCACTCAGGCGGCGGCTGAAGAGATGCAAAAGCGCAAGTCTGGTCACATTTGTAATGTAGTTGGAATTTTGGGTAAGCATTCAATGGGGATGGCAGCAGCTTATTCTGCTTCTAAGTTTGGTGTTGTCGGTTTTAGCAAGTGTATGGCAGAGGAACTCAAGCGTTTTGGTATCAAGTTCACGTTATTCTACTTTGGTGGGGTAGATTCTCCTTTTTGGGATAACGTCAACCTAAAAGTAGACCGAAAAAAAATGCTCAGTCCTGAAACTGCTGCCAATGCGATTTTCTTTGCCCTTTCTGCCGAACCGCAAGCTGTGCCAATGGAAATTAACATTCAACCTGATAGTCATTTGTTCTTTTAA
- a CDS encoding HAD family hydrolase gives MLRLITDFDGPIIDVSERYYRVYQYCLDKTRRPDQVVQELPKAEFWQLKRSRVPEKQIALNSGLDETQAQEFAQLRRQTVHTEHYFNYDTLAPGAVDALLKIQQAGIDLAVMTMRRVRELDYAFKKHDLARFFPENRCYCLSNDYVKTRDIEDKPLLMARALKELPPVTDTWMVGDTEADITAAKNYGIKVMAVECGIRDRTQLELYQPDLIVKDFSAAVNLVLEPKQPV, from the coding sequence ATGCTAAGACTTATTACTGACTTCGACGGCCCAATTATTGATGTTTCTGAACGGTACTACCGTGTTTATCAATACTGCTTGGACAAAACCCGTCGCCCAGATCAAGTAGTGCAAGAACTTCCGAAAGCGGAATTTTGGCAATTAAAGCGATCGCGTGTTCCTGAAAAACAAATCGCCTTAAATTCAGGGTTAGATGAAACCCAAGCCCAAGAATTTGCCCAGTTGCGGCGGCAAACTGTACATACAGAACATTATTTTAACTATGACACTCTCGCGCCTGGTGCTGTAGATGCACTATTAAAAATTCAACAAGCTGGAATTGATCTAGCAGTTATGACCATGCGCCGAGTTCGGGAACTAGATTATGCCTTCAAAAAACATGATTTAGCGAGATTTTTCCCAGAAAATCGTTGTTATTGCCTGAGTAACGACTACGTTAAAACTCGTGATATTGAAGATAAGCCCTTGTTAATGGCTAGGGCGTTAAAAGAACTGCCCCCCGTTACTGATACCTGGATGGTAGGAGATACAGAAGCCGACATCACCGCAGCTAAAAATTATGGTATTAAGGTGATGGCTGTGGAATGTGGCATCCGCGATCGCACCCAACTGGAACTTTACCAACCCGACTTAATCGTTAAGGATTTCAGCGCGGCTGTAAATTTAGTATTAGAACCTAAACAACCTGTCTAG
- the hppD gene encoding 4-hydroxyphenylpyruvate dioxygenase: MKIDHVHFYVEDAKVWRDWFVHHLGFQTVGDRTSSFHTCTEVVKSGDVCFFLSSPLLPTSPVAEFLRQYPPGVADVAFAVEDVEGAIALAQKHGATILQPVQEGQVGTAFLKCGKIAAWGGLTHTLIERSLVFDKGQKTNDNTFTAIDHVVLNVAVGELERAVAWYENILDFQPQQAFKIKTNRSALHSQVMISRNGSVQLPINEPASRNSQIQEFLDVNQGAGIQHIALRTSNLVSAIAKFRASGLSLLSVPQTYYSQLKQRPGLTLSPLELEAIAQQEILVDWQEYTPVETQQTAPLLLQIFTQPIFEQPTFFFEFIERRFQAQGFGEGNFRALFEAIESEQIKRGTLQ; the protein is encoded by the coding sequence ATGAAAATTGATCACGTTCATTTCTATGTAGAAGATGCCAAAGTATGGCGGGATTGGTTTGTACACCATCTTGGTTTTCAAACAGTAGGCGATCGCACCAGTTCGTTTCATACTTGTACAGAAGTGGTGAAAAGTGGTGATGTCTGCTTTTTTCTGTCTTCACCACTGTTGCCTACAAGTCCAGTAGCCGAGTTTCTGCGTCAATATCCACCCGGTGTGGCAGATGTCGCTTTTGCTGTGGAAGATGTCGAAGGCGCGATCGCACTAGCTCAAAAACACGGTGCTACAATCCTCCAACCCGTCCAGGAAGGCCAGGTGGGTACGGCATTTCTCAAATGTGGCAAAATTGCCGCCTGGGGTGGACTTACTCATACGTTGATAGAAAGGTCATTAGTTTTTGACAAAGGACAAAAGACAAATGACAACACTTTTACCGCCATAGATCACGTAGTGCTGAATGTGGCAGTTGGTGAATTAGAGCGTGCTGTGGCTTGGTACGAAAACATTCTAGATTTTCAACCCCAGCAAGCATTTAAAATTAAAACCAATCGCTCTGCTTTACACAGCCAGGTGATGATTTCGCGTAACGGTAGCGTCCAATTGCCAATTAATGAGCCGGCTTCCAGAAATTCTCAAATTCAGGAATTTCTAGATGTCAACCAGGGCGCAGGAATTCAGCATATTGCCTTACGGACGTCTAATCTTGTAAGTGCGATCGCTAAATTTCGTGCCAGTGGTTTATCCTTACTCTCAGTTCCCCAAACCTACTACTCGCAACTAAAACAGCGTCCAGGACTCACCCTATCACCTCTAGAACTAGAAGCGATCGCTCAACAAGAAATTCTGGTGGACTGGCAAGAATATACTCCCGTAGAGACACAACAAACCGCGCCTCTACTACTACAAATTTTCACCCAGCCCATTTTTGAACAGCCGACATTTTTCTTTGAGTTTATTGAACGCCGTTTTCAAGCTCAAGGTTTTGGCGAAGGTAACTTTCGCGCCTTATTTGAAGCCATTGAAAGCGAACAAATTAAACGCGGTACGCTGCAATAA
- a CDS encoding NYN domain-containing protein, whose translation MGRTLSLVKNLPEEKITEKGLSSFNFKLAEELLQMILSPDWLESSVFSQLILKIQQNNEIKHKLETGISLLILDAENLKLDINSELFLASVCEYPLQVKIAFANWKNPSIGKQDIELYNRGYQLLHVPEGKNSADAKMIAFGACLLRSYPTVKEILVCSSDGILNHLCNELQNQGLIVYWVRRQGQNLHIENRNTGKLTHYSLAVPTELSSFEKVVDTIHDSIKTEQESINARLDSLVTVATLFQEKCDINIPKNPKQPENEKIIPVLDNSFTESIQETKKEKVAKISNGKTLDKLLLKIIHDIQKTSPETKLSVSKLGSELQKITGESPNSIIKTLKLGSSFSKYLQSSPTFTLKASGREYEVMALLCE comes from the coding sequence ATGGGGCGGACACTTTCTTTAGTAAAAAACCTGCCAGAAGAAAAAATCACAGAGAAAGGTCTTAGCTCTTTTAATTTTAAATTAGCTGAAGAACTGCTGCAAATGATATTATCGCCTGATTGGTTAGAATCTTCTGTGTTCAGCCAATTAATCTTAAAAATTCAGCAAAATAACGAAATTAAGCATAAGTTAGAAACAGGGATATCTCTTCTCATTTTGGATGCAGAAAATTTAAAATTAGATATTAATTCAGAATTATTTTTAGCTAGTGTTTGTGAATATCCACTCCAAGTTAAAATTGCATTTGCTAACTGGAAAAATCCCAGTATTGGGAAGCAAGATATTGAACTATATAATCGTGGTTATCAACTTCTCCATGTCCCTGAAGGTAAAAATAGTGCTGATGCAAAAATGATTGCATTCGGTGCTTGTCTATTACGCTCTTATCCAACAGTTAAAGAAATATTAGTCTGTTCTAGCGATGGAATTTTAAACCATCTTTGTAACGAACTCCAAAATCAAGGATTAATTGTCTATTGGGTACGTAGACAAGGACAAAATTTGCATATAGAGAACCGGAATACTGGCAAATTAACTCATTATTCCTTAGCAGTGCCAACAGAGCTTTCATCCTTTGAAAAAGTAGTTGATACAATTCATGATTCAATTAAAACTGAACAGGAATCTATCAATGCTCGATTAGACAGTTTAGTGACTGTTGCAACTTTATTTCAAGAAAAATGTGATATCAATATTCCAAAGAATCCAAAACAACCAGAAAATGAGAAAATAATTCCTGTTTTAGATAACTCTTTTACAGAATCTATTCAAGAAACAAAAAAAGAAAAAGTTGCAAAAATTTCTAATGGGAAAACATTAGATAAATTATTATTAAAAATTATTCATGATATACAAAAGACATCTCCTGAAACTAAATTATCTGTGTCAAAATTAGGTTCCGAGTTACAGAAAATAACCGGAGAATCTCCTAATTCAATTATCAAAACATTGAAGTTGGGTTCTAGTTTTTCTAAATATTTACAATCATCTCCCACATTTACATTAAAAGCCAGTGGCAGAGAATACGAGGTCATGGCGCTACTCTGCGAGTAA
- a CDS encoding DUF2811 domain-containing protein, whose product MKSTVSIFTEIPETLHESLKNYLETHPDWDENRVLTAALSLFLLQNGDSDRRAARVYLETLFHHSSVEIPRD is encoded by the coding sequence ATGAAATCAACGGTTAGCATCTTTACAGAAATTCCCGAAACACTCCACGAATCCTTAAAAAACTACTTAGAAACCCATCCTGATTGGGATGAAAACAGAGTATTGACGGCGGCCTTATCATTGTTTTTACTCCAAAATGGGGATAGTGATCGCCGTGCAGCCCGAGTCTATCTGGAAACTTTGTTTCACCACTCCTCAGTAGAAATTCCCAGGGACTGA
- a CDS encoding MFS transporter produces the protein MKLASQSQLSSWLPSIHPQVWIFAIGRFLSEVGTGFTLFYAPIFFVNQLGLSATSVGVALGSASISGVVGRIVGGSLADSEYWGRRRTLLLATAISAIASLVLAATNNFTILVIGSLISGLGIGFYWPAAEALVADASQIDNRRETFAIARLADNLGLAIGIVLAGFLIAIVGNYRWLFVIDAISFMVFFGVVYVGISETEQQQIEESEKIELFASWMAVLSVDTLAKPLEEKQLVARHRRFLVYIAVNIFFTIYISQIHSTLPLYFKNFVFVESTTEGFAQTTISGLFACHLVFAIICQLPVTSILKRCSHTLALTVSAILWAIGFGLIWISGTAPSHHLVWVILALGVFAVAIVSYTPSAASLVTELAPENQRGVYFSINALCWAVGSFIGHPLGGWALDHPQIITSSFWLCFILSVAIAVAILQ, from the coding sequence ATGAAATTAGCTTCTCAATCTCAGCTATCATCGTGGTTGCCCTCGATACATCCCCAGGTCTGGATTTTCGCAATTGGTAGATTTCTCTCGGAAGTTGGTACTGGTTTTACCCTGTTTTACGCCCCCATCTTTTTTGTCAATCAACTTGGTTTATCTGCAACCAGTGTTGGGGTAGCCTTGGGTAGCGCCTCGATTTCCGGCGTTGTCGGGCGGATTGTAGGTGGTTCTTTGGCTGATTCTGAATACTGGGGACGCCGCCGCACTTTGTTGCTGGCCACGGCGATTTCAGCAATTGCTTCTCTAGTTTTAGCTGCAACCAATAATTTTACAATTTTAGTAATTGGGAGTTTGATTAGCGGTTTAGGGATAGGGTTCTACTGGCCGGCTGCTGAAGCTCTGGTTGCTGACGCTAGCCAAATTGACAATCGCCGCGAAACTTTTGCGATCGCACGACTAGCTGATAATCTTGGGTTAGCGATCGGAATTGTGCTAGCTGGGTTTTTGATTGCGATCGTTGGAAATTATCGCTGGCTGTTTGTGATTGATGCCATTTCTTTTATGGTGTTTTTTGGGGTTGTCTATGTAGGAATTAGTGAAACTGAACAACAGCAGATAGAGGAATCTGAAAAAATAGAACTTTTTGCTTCTTGGATGGCAGTATTAAGCGTAGATACGTTGGCGAAGCCTCTCGAAGAGAAGCAGCTTGTCGCCAGACATCGCCGTTTCCTTGTCTACATAGCAGTTAATATATTTTTTACAATCTATATTTCTCAAATCCACAGCACCCTGCCGCTTTATTTCAAAAACTTTGTTTTTGTCGAAAGTACTACCGAAGGATTTGCTCAAACTACGATTAGCGGATTATTTGCTTGCCATCTGGTGTTCGCCATCATCTGCCAGTTGCCTGTAACTAGCATCTTAAAACGCTGCTCTCACACACTCGCGCTGACTGTTTCCGCCATTCTTTGGGCAATTGGTTTTGGGCTGATTTGGATAAGCGGTACTGCCCCATCTCATCATCTGGTTTGGGTAATATTGGCATTGGGAGTATTTGCTGTGGCGATTGTCTCCTATACGCCATCTGCTGCCTCTTTAGTCACTGAGTTAGCCCCGGAAAATCAACGCGGCGTTTATTTTTCCATCAACGCTTTGTGCTGGGCTGTTGGCTCTTTTATTGGTCATCCCTTGGGTGGATGGGCATTAGATCATCCGCAAATTATTACCAGTAGTTTTTGGCTGTGCTTCATCTTGAGTGTAGCGATCGCTGTGGCAATTTTACAGTAA
- the xseB gene encoding exodeoxyribonuclease VII small subunit → MVKRKGASSSEEGWNYEAKVAEIEGIITRIEAGELELEAVFDQFATAVEYLRQCESFLQQRQQQVDLLIETLSEE, encoded by the coding sequence ATGGTTAAACGTAAAGGTGCTTCTAGTTCTGAAGAAGGTTGGAATTATGAGGCGAAGGTTGCTGAGATAGAGGGAATTATTACTCGCATTGAGGCGGGTGAGTTGGAATTGGAAGCTGTTTTTGACCAATTTGCAACTGCTGTGGAGTATTTGCGTCAGTGCGAAAGTTTTTTGCAGCAGCGACAGCAACAGGTAGATTTGCTAATTGAAACGTTAAGTGAAGAGTAG
- a CDS encoding CPP1-like family protein has product MSDQNPYEKLGVSEEASFDEIQDARNRLFEQHSGDAKHLEVIEAAYDAILMDRLRMRQEGKIKVPERIRFPELRVQSPPKESPAPRQQSPAWLQRMLDQPTPADILLPGAWFLGLSSISLFYPEGGDQVLQLALVVGVGTSIYFLNRKESKFGRAVLFTLISLIIGLLAGGLVASWLLSQIPLLNLSSNQFSTVLTFIFLWLVSSFLR; this is encoded by the coding sequence ATGAGCGATCAAAATCCCTACGAAAAACTTGGGGTATCAGAAGAGGCTAGCTTCGATGAAATTCAAGATGCCCGTAATCGCCTATTCGAGCAACATAGTGGCGATGCCAAGCATTTAGAAGTAATTGAAGCGGCTTACGATGCGATTTTAATGGATCGCTTACGGATGCGCCAGGAAGGTAAAATTAAAGTCCCTGAGCGCATCCGGTTTCCAGAGTTGCGAGTGCAATCCCCTCCTAAGGAAAGTCCCGCCCCTCGCCAGCAGTCGCCTGCATGGCTCCAACGGATGCTGGATCAGCCAACACCTGCCGATATTCTCTTACCAGGAGCTTGGTTTCTTGGTTTGAGTTCTATTAGCTTGTTTTATCCAGAGGGAGGCGATCAGGTTTTGCAGTTAGCATTAGTGGTTGGGGTAGGTACTAGCATTTACTTTCTCAATCGCAAGGAAAGCAAATTTGGCCGAGCCGTTTTGTTCACCCTGATCAGTTTAATAATTGGCTTACTCGCTGGGGGATTAGTTGCTAGCTGGTTATTATCACAAATACCATTGCTCAATTTGTCATCGAACCAGTTCTCTACTGTACTGACGTTTATATTCTTGTGGTTGGTTAGTAGCTTTTTACGCTAA